One window of the Microvirga mediterraneensis genome contains the following:
- a CDS encoding FecCD family ABC transporter permease, protein MSLARSSLLSGLIVLLGCLSVASLVVGPAPITVSTALRALVSDQGAAVIVVREIRLPRTLLALPAGWIFGLSGAGLQGLLRNPLADTAVFGAPQAAAFGAVLVIYFGLVGSLSWALPFAAIAGALLSIALVVAVAGRGATIVVLVLAGLAVGSLAGAGTSLAISLSPNPFAVTEIVFWLLGSFEDRSFVHVLLCAPFIALASALILSAGPGLRALALGEETARSLGIDVALLRGLIVAGAAIGTGASVAVAGSIGFVGLVVPHFVRPFVGYDPARTLVPAGLAGAALLLAADIGVRLIPSGPEVKIGVLTALLGVPFFLWVIARRRAELVETPA, encoded by the coding sequence ATGTCCCTCGCCCGGTCGTCCCTTCTTTCCGGCCTGATCGTTCTTCTCGGATGCCTGAGTGTGGCGTCCCTCGTCGTCGGCCCGGCGCCGATCACGGTGTCCACGGCCCTGCGGGCGCTCGTGTCGGACCAGGGAGCGGCCGTCATCGTGGTGCGGGAGATCCGCCTGCCGCGCACGCTGCTGGCCCTGCCGGCGGGCTGGATCTTCGGTCTCTCCGGCGCGGGGCTGCAGGGCCTGTTGCGCAACCCGCTCGCCGACACGGCGGTGTTCGGCGCGCCGCAGGCAGCCGCTTTCGGGGCGGTGCTCGTGATCTATTTCGGGCTCGTGGGCAGCCTGTCCTGGGCGCTTCCTTTCGCGGCGATTGCCGGGGCCCTCCTGTCCATCGCGCTCGTCGTGGCGGTCGCGGGACGGGGCGCCACCATCGTGGTGCTGGTTCTCGCAGGTCTCGCGGTCGGCTCCCTGGCTGGGGCCGGCACGTCGCTGGCCATCAGCCTCTCGCCCAATCCCTTCGCCGTGACGGAGATCGTGTTCTGGCTCCTCGGCTCCTTCGAGGACAGGTCCTTCGTCCATGTGCTGCTCTGCGCACCCTTCATCGCCCTGGCCTCGGCCCTGATCCTGTCGGCGGGACCGGGCCTGCGGGCGCTGGCCCTCGGCGAGGAGACGGCGCGAAGCCTCGGGATCGACGTGGCGCTCCTGCGCGGCCTGATCGTCGCGGGCGCCGCCATCGGCACGGGAGCCTCGGTGGCCGTGGCCGGCTCCATCGGCTTCGTCGGCCTGGTCGTGCCGCATTTCGTGCGCCCCTTCGTGGGCTACGATCCGGCCCGCACCCTCGTCCCGGCGGGCCTTGCCGGGGCTGCACTCCTGCTCGCCGCCGATATCGGCGTGCGCCTCATCCCATCCGGCCCCGAGGTGAAGATCGGCGTGCTGACGGCCCTGCTCGGCGTCCCGTTCTTCCTCTGGGTGATCGCCCGCCGCAGGGCGGAGCTGGTGGAGACGCCCGCATGA
- a CDS encoding winged helix-turn-helix domain-containing protein, with the protein MAFRTKLSLAQARRIALAAQGLHEARPASTSRRHVSRALQRSHLLQIDSVNVLVRAHYMPLFSRIGAYDRNLLETLAWHARKRETFEYWGHEASLIRLDLQPLFRWRMERARRGEGIYGGLAKFGQEKRAFIEEVRREIAAHGPMAAGELSGGHKGQGSWWGWSDGKRALEWLFWAGEVTTATRRGFERIYDLPERVLPPDILNVPTPPADEAQRALLRHSIKSLGIASERCLRDYFRLEPQDAKARIPELVEAGDLVPVTVEGWNGPVYLDPQAKLPRRVEARALVSPFDPIVWERTRTERLFDFRYRIEIYTPAEKREFGYYCLPFVLGERIVARVDLKADRAAGNLIVHSIHPEASVVPDAIAPALGDELRLMAEWLNLGSITAPKEWRKRLAV; encoded by the coding sequence ATGGCATTCCGCACCAAACTGAGTCTCGCTCAAGCCCGTCGCATCGCGCTCGCCGCCCAAGGGCTCCACGAAGCCCGGCCGGCATCGACTTCCAGGCGGCACGTGAGCCGCGCGCTTCAGCGCTCGCACCTGCTGCAGATCGATTCGGTCAACGTGCTGGTGCGGGCCCATTACATGCCGCTCTTCTCGCGGATCGGCGCCTACGACCGCAATCTCCTCGAGACGCTTGCTTGGCACGCCCGGAAGCGCGAGACCTTCGAATATTGGGGCCACGAAGCTTCGCTGATACGCCTCGACCTGCAGCCTCTCTTCCGCTGGCGCATGGAGCGGGCCCGGCGGGGCGAGGGCATCTATGGCGGGCTCGCCAAATTCGGACAGGAAAAGCGCGCCTTCATCGAGGAGGTGCGCCGCGAGATCGCCGCGCATGGTCCCATGGCCGCGGGCGAGCTGTCCGGCGGACATAAGGGCCAGGGCTCCTGGTGGGGCTGGAGCGACGGCAAGCGGGCTCTGGAATGGCTGTTCTGGGCCGGAGAAGTCACCACCGCCACGCGGCGCGGCTTCGAGCGCATCTACGATCTGCCGGAGCGGGTCCTGCCCCCGGACATCCTGAACGTCCCGACGCCGCCGGCTGATGAGGCGCAGCGCGCCTTGCTGCGGCACTCCATCAAGTCGCTCGGCATCGCGTCCGAGCGCTGCCTGCGCGACTATTTCCGCCTGGAGCCGCAGGACGCGAAGGCCCGCATTCCCGAACTGGTGGAGGCCGGCGATCTCGTTCCCGTCACGGTCGAGGGCTGGAACGGACCGGTCTATCTCGACCCGCAGGCCAAACTTCCCCGCCGTGTCGAGGCCCGGGCCCTCGTTTCTCCCTTCGACCCCATCGTCTGGGAGCGCACGCGCACCGAGCGCCTGTTCGATTTCCGCTACCGGATCGAGATCTACACACCGGCCGAGAAGCGGGAATTCGGCTATTATTGCCTGCCCTTCGTGCTCGGCGAGAGGATCGTGGCCCGCGTTGACCTCAAGGCCGACCGGGCCGCCGGCAACCTCATCGTGCACTCGATTCACCCGGAGGCCTCCGTGGTTCCGGACGCAATCGCCCCCGCTCTCGGAGACGAGCTTCGCCTGATGGCCGAATGGCTCAACCTCGGCAGCATCACCGCGCCGAAGGAATGGCGGAAGCGGCTGGCTGTGTGA
- a CDS encoding ring-cleaving dioxygenase: MKLTGIHHLTAVTANAPGNHAFYTQSLGLRLVKKTVNQDDVSAYHLFYADGEASPGTDITFFDWPVERERRGTHSISQTALRVNGEKALQWWKDRFGSLDIRHESIVERDGRLSLDFEDFEGQRLSLVDDGGQGEAHPWERSSVPVEYQIRGLGPIRISVPKLERTARVLTEAMDMRAVREYRVGDTPVHVFEMGEGGPAAELHVAVEPGLPPARPGAGGVHHVAFRTPNEQTYQECWERLQSLRAPSSGPVDRYYFQSLYFREPNGILFEIATDGPGFATDEPMDKLGERLSLPPFLEPRRAQIEAGLKPL; the protein is encoded by the coding sequence ATGAAGCTGACCGGAATTCACCATTTAACGGCCGTGACCGCCAACGCGCCGGGCAACCATGCCTTCTACACGCAGTCCCTGGGCCTGCGCCTCGTCAAGAAGACCGTGAACCAGGACGATGTGAGCGCCTATCATCTGTTCTACGCCGACGGAGAGGCTTCTCCCGGAACGGACATCACCTTCTTCGACTGGCCGGTCGAGCGCGAGCGGCGCGGCACGCACAGCATCTCGCAGACGGCCCTGCGGGTGAACGGCGAGAAGGCGCTGCAATGGTGGAAGGACCGCTTCGGCAGCCTCGACATCCGCCACGAGTCCATCGTGGAGCGTGACGGACGGCTCAGCCTCGACTTCGAGGATTTCGAGGGGCAGCGCCTCAGCCTCGTGGACGACGGCGGGCAGGGTGAGGCGCATCCGTGGGAGCGCAGCTCCGTGCCGGTGGAATACCAGATCCGCGGCCTCGGGCCGATCCGGATCAGCGTGCCGAAGCTCGAGCGCACGGCTCGCGTCCTGACGGAGGCGATGGATATGCGCGCCGTCCGCGAGTACCGGGTCGGCGATACGCCGGTCCACGTGTTCGAGATGGGCGAGGGCGGTCCGGCGGCGGAGCTGCATGTCGCGGTGGAGCCCGGCCTCCCTCCGGCCCGTCCGGGAGCGGGCGGCGTGCACCACGTGGCTTTCCGCACGCCGAACGAGCAGACCTATCAGGAATGCTGGGAGCGGCTGCAATCCCTGCGGGCCCCTTCCAGCGGTCCGGTCGATCGCTACTATTTCCAGAGCCTGTACTTCCGCGAGCCGAACGGGATCCTGTTCGAAATCGCCACGGACGGTCCGGGCTTCGCCACGGACGAGCCCATGGACAAGCTCGGCGAACGCCTGTCCCTGCCGCCCTTCCTGGAGCCCAGGCGGGCACAGATCGAAGCGGGCCTCAAACCGCTCTGA
- a CDS encoding molybdopterin-dependent oxidoreductase, producing MGLLGTLIAFLGIFGVAYAASLPAPKERPILTISGKIDVTNKDNTAQFDRTMLESMGLVTIETTSPWYEGKVKFEGVLLDKLMKLVGAKGERVSVIALNDYATEIPIADFAKYNVILAIKRDGEYMPVRDKGPLFIVYPYDSNPELKSQTYYARSAWQVAKIEVK from the coding sequence ATGGGCCTGCTGGGAACGCTTATCGCGTTCCTGGGTATTTTCGGCGTGGCTTATGCCGCGTCGCTGCCTGCTCCCAAGGAGCGGCCGATCCTCACGATCTCCGGAAAGATCGACGTCACTAACAAGGACAATACGGCCCAGTTCGATCGCACCATGCTGGAATCGATGGGTCTTGTCACAATCGAAACCACGTCGCCCTGGTATGAGGGAAAGGTGAAGTTCGAAGGCGTTCTGCTCGACAAGCTGATGAAGCTGGTCGGAGCGAAGGGAGAACGCGTGTCCGTCATCGCTCTCAACGATTACGCCACCGAGATTCCGATCGCGGATTTCGCGAAATACAACGTCATTCTCGCCATCAAGCGCGACGGCGAATATATGCCTGTGCGGGACAAAGGTCCGCTGTTCATCGTTTATCCATACGACAGCAACCCCGAACTCAAGAGCCAGACCTATTATGCTCGATCAGCCTGGCAGGTTGCCAAGATCGAAGTGAAGTAG
- a CDS encoding putative bifunctional diguanylate cyclase/phosphodiesterase yields the protein MRTFKAIIAIVIGGFLIAGIYISVLVVQRQGALQQISVYNPAWEAGQAASEFVRLEHRLSEFGKPGTDVDKEEVDLRFDILLGRARMLNEGSFQDLLQRNPEHHATLRAFQDTLAAAQPLIADIERNPDAARQALDLLRPLEGKLAQLASVAHNHGAALVQRDQQELIRLHWAFSGIAASLILVGVVLIFLLDKHNRLLGRAHEELHVLAHQDALTGLPNRVVLRNELENALVRLKPNGRTLAVSYLDLDHFKDVNDSFGHETGDELLKAVAERLRACIPASEGQVRNLISRFGGDEFAILQTGIRRPEECAALASRIVEALREPFSVNGQELFIGTSIGIALAQKNVTSSQILKHADMALYHAKADGRGTFRFFEPDMDEQLQARRALEVDLRKAMTNGEFELYYQPQINIQRSEIGGFEALLRWHHPERGLVPPAEFIPVIEDTGLISPLGDWIIEQACREASTWPGEMRVAVNLSPIQFRNRGLVQSVSNALASSGLPPHRLELEITETVLLQDNEMTVSTLHQLRRLGVRIAMDDFGTGYSSLSYLRSFPFDKIKIDQSFVREMSQRADCLAIVQSVANLGASLGMPTVAEGIETEDQLRQVQAAGCTDAQGYYFGRPKPARELVHTLDALKNKVRVA from the coding sequence TTGCGCACCTTCAAAGCGATTATTGCAATCGTCATTGGCGGCTTTCTGATCGCCGGCATCTACATCTCGGTGCTGGTTGTTCAACGTCAGGGTGCATTGCAGCAGATCTCCGTCTACAACCCGGCCTGGGAGGCGGGGCAAGCCGCCTCCGAATTCGTCCGTCTCGAACACCGCCTGTCCGAATTCGGTAAGCCGGGAACGGATGTCGACAAGGAGGAAGTGGATCTGCGCTTCGATATCCTGCTCGGCAGGGCCAGGATGCTGAACGAGGGCAGTTTCCAGGATCTTCTCCAGCGCAATCCCGAACATCACGCGACACTCCGGGCTTTCCAGGATACGCTTGCCGCAGCTCAGCCCCTGATCGCGGACATCGAACGGAACCCCGACGCAGCCAGGCAGGCTCTCGATCTCCTGCGCCCGCTGGAAGGCAAGCTCGCACAGCTTGCATCCGTGGCGCACAACCATGGCGCGGCGCTCGTCCAAAGGGACCAGCAGGAGTTGATCCGTCTGCACTGGGCCTTCTCCGGCATCGCGGCAAGCCTGATCCTCGTCGGGGTCGTCCTGATCTTCCTCCTCGACAAGCACAACCGCCTGTTGGGACGTGCCCATGAGGAGCTGCATGTCCTGGCCCATCAGGACGCTCTCACGGGCCTGCCCAATCGCGTGGTGCTTCGCAACGAGCTGGAAAATGCGCTCGTGCGTCTGAAGCCGAACGGCCGCACGCTGGCGGTCTCCTACCTGGATCTGGATCACTTCAAGGATGTGAACGATTCCTTCGGCCATGAAACGGGCGACGAGCTGCTCAAGGCCGTGGCCGAGCGGCTGCGGGCCTGTATTCCGGCCAGCGAAGGCCAGGTGCGGAACCTGATTTCACGGTTTGGCGGCGACGAGTTCGCCATTCTGCAGACCGGCATCCGCCGGCCGGAGGAATGCGCCGCGCTCGCATCGCGCATCGTCGAGGCGTTGCGCGAACCGTTCAGCGTGAACGGGCAGGAGCTTTTCATCGGCACCAGCATCGGCATCGCGCTGGCTCAGAAGAACGTCACCTCGAGCCAGATCCTGAAACATGCCGACATGGCGCTCTATCATGCCAAGGCCGACGGACGTGGCACGTTCCGCTTCTTCGAGCCGGACATGGACGAGCAGCTTCAGGCCCGCCGCGCCCTGGAGGTCGATCTGCGCAAGGCGATGACCAACGGCGAATTCGAGCTGTACTATCAGCCTCAGATCAACATCCAGAGAAGCGAGATCGGCGGCTTCGAGGCTCTCCTGCGCTGGCACCATCCCGAGCGCGGCCTTGTCCCGCCGGCGGAGTTCATCCCCGTCATCGAAGATACCGGGCTCATCTCGCCCCTGGGCGACTGGATCATCGAGCAGGCCTGCAGGGAGGCATCCACCTGGCCGGGCGAGATGCGCGTCGCCGTCAATCTCTCGCCGATTCAGTTCCGCAATCGCGGCCTCGTGCAGAGCGTCAGCAATGCCCTGGCGTCGTCAGGACTTCCTCCGCACAGGCTGGAACTGGAGATCACCGAGACGGTCCTCCTGCAGGACAACGAGATGACCGTTTCCACGCTCCATCAGCTGCGCCGGCTCGGCGTGCGCATCGCGATGGACGATTTCGGAACCGGCTATTCGTCCCTGAGCTACCTGCGCAGCTTCCCGTTCGACAAGATCAAGATCGATCAGTCCTTCGTGCGGGAAATGTCGCAGCGGGCGGATTGCCTGGCTATCGTGCAGTCGGTCGCCAATCTCGGGGCCAGCTTAGGCATGCCGACAGTGGCCGAAGGAATCGAGACGGAGGATCAGCTGCGGCAGGTTCAAGCAGCCGGATGCACCGACGCGCAGGGCTATTATTTCGGGCGTCCCAAACCCGCCCGGGAACTGGTCCATACGCTGGATGCCCTCAAGAACAAAGTCAGAGTGGCTTAG
- a CDS encoding 6-carboxytetrahydropterin synthase, with protein sequence MKTYCEFTFEAAHSVAPYSGLHGHTFIVKLTFGGAVDEIYGWPVNLYEVENYIKEIKGEHGSGLDHGNLDLNPEIGIASLENVTTYIWRLVKNRFPNLEEVELRRGMPGSTEGCIYRGEAADRSSLAA encoded by the coding sequence ATGAAGACATACTGCGAATTTACGTTCGAGGCCGCGCACTCGGTGGCTCCTTACTCCGGGCTGCATGGACATACATTCATCGTCAAGCTCACTTTCGGCGGCGCCGTCGACGAGATCTATGGCTGGCCGGTCAACCTCTATGAGGTCGAGAATTACATTAAGGAAATCAAGGGCGAGCACGGATCGGGCCTGGATCACGGCAATCTCGATCTCAACCCCGAGATCGGCATCGCCTCGCTCGAGAACGTGACGACCTATATCTGGCGCCTGGTGAAGAACCGGTTCCCGAACCTCGAGGAGGTCGAGCTCAGGCGCGGCATGCCCGGATCCACGGAAGGCTGCATCTATCGCGGCGAAGCGGCGGACCGCAGCAGTCTCGCGGCCTGA